DNA sequence from the Sinomonas terrae genome:
GGGACCGGCCAAGCGCCCTGCGCGTCGCAGCACGGGCGGGACCCGAGCCAAGGCAGGAGCCAAATGAGCGACGAGCAGGAGCTTCCCGAGGCGGCCACGGACGACGGCGGGACGACAGCGGGTGCCGAGCAGTCGCCGTCGTCCGCTTCCCACCTTGACCCGGCGCCGCTCAACGACCTCGAGGTCGCGCTCGACTCGGCCTCCAAGGGCGAGGCAGAGAACGCGGAACCGGTGCTCGTGTTCCTCAACAGCCTGGTGTGCCTCCTCGTCCCGGAGCCCGTGCCGGGGCAGACCGAATACGTCGAGCCGCTCATCCTGACGAACTCAGAGGGCAAGCCTCTTGTCGCGGCGTTCACCGATGCGGCCCGCATCAGGCCAGACTTCCTCGAACACGCCCCCACGGTCGTGACGACCCAGGGGGCCGTGCTGCTCCAGAACTTGGGAACCGAACTCGGCGTGGTGCTCAATCCGGGCAGCGCCTTCGGATTCGAACTCGCGGCCGAGCAGGTCGCGGCGATCCTGAAGGACTTCAGGCCAGCGACCGAAGAAGAGATTGACGCGGCGCGGGACACCACGCCCGGGACGGGCGGGGAATAATAGGCTCATGCGTCTAGGCGTCCTCGACATAGGTTCGAACACCGTGCACCTGCTTCTGGTGGACGCCCATCCCGGCGCGCAGCCGGTCGCCTTCGCCTCGCACAAGCGGCCGCTCTCCCTCGTTCAGAACCTCGAGGATGACAACACCATCAGCGAGAAGGGCCAGCAGGAACTCATCGACTTCGTCCACGAAGCGTGGGAGTTTGCCGGCAGGCACGAGGCGGAGGACCTTCTCGCGTTCTGTACGTCCGCCATCCGTGAGGCCGCCAACGGCGACGCCGTGATCGAGCGGATTCACCTCGAGACCGGCGTGACGCTCCAGGAGCTCACGGGCCGCGAGGAAGCCGCGATGACCTTCTTCGCCGTCCGGCGCTGGTATGGCTGGGGCCGCGAGAAGATCCTATCCCTCGATATCGGCGGTGGATCGTTCGAGATGGCCATGGGCAACGACTCTCTCCCGGACCTTGCAGAATCCGTACCTCTCGGGGCCCAGCGGCTCACGCGGGACTGGCTCGCCGAAGACCCGCCCACGGCGAAATCGGTCAAGGAACTCCGGCGGTACATCCATTCGACGCTCAAGCCCGTGGTCCACGCGTTCAAGGAGCTCGGCCGACCGACCCTTGTGACCGGCACATCGAAGACCTTCCGCTCGCTGGCACGCATA
Encoded proteins:
- a CDS encoding SseB family protein codes for the protein MSDEQELPEAATDDGGTTAGAEQSPSSASHLDPAPLNDLEVALDSASKGEAENAEPVLVFLNSLVCLLVPEPVPGQTEYVEPLILTNSEGKPLVAAFTDAARIRPDFLEHAPTVVTTQGAVLLQNLGTELGVVLNPGSAFGFELAAEQVAAILKDFRPATEEEIDAARDTTPGTGGE
- a CDS encoding Ppx/GppA phosphatase family protein; this encodes MRLGVLDIGSNTVHLLLVDAHPGAQPVAFASHKRPLSLVQNLEDDNTISEKGQQELIDFVHEAWEFAGRHEAEDLLAFCTSAIREAANGDAVIERIHLETGVTLQELTGREEAAMTFFAVRRWYGWGREKILSLDIGGGSFEMAMGNDSLPDLAESVPLGAQRLTRDWLAEDPPTAKSVKELRRYIHSTLKPVVHAFKELGRPTLVTGTSKTFRSLARIAGAAPSGAGPYVRRVLQRTDLGLWTQRISAMASGDRVHLPGVSEARALQVLAGALVAEAAMELFEVDELEICPWALREGLILRRLDQLVFDGPLAPPDHIRPIESERRRIEMQHPAWSAR